One Clostridium novyi NT genomic window carries:
- the recF gene encoding DNA replication/repair protein RecF (All proteins in this family for which functions are known are DNA-binding proteins that assist the filamentation of RecA onto DNA for the initiation of recombination or recombinational repair.): protein MYIKNLELINFRNYEILSLKLHSGINVFIGDNAQGKTNILESIYYCSIGKSHRTNKDKELIKWGARDAYISVYISKERLDKKIDIKIFKEGKKGVRVNSIKLKTISDLIGVFNVVMFSPEDLKIVKESPSYRRKFLDIELSKLNKKYYYSLVRYNKVLNERNTILRKWNSNTEVTEVYDHQLSKYGSYIIKERLKYIESLSIRGNKIHKDITSQKENIEFKYITSIKDLNNIQNDFYNLLRENVKKDFEKGSTSFGPHRDDFAVNINNTDTRTFGSQGQQRTAVLTIKLASLEIIKEQTGEYPVLLLDDVLSELDINRQKYILNSIREFQTIITGTGLIDIREYLDDHVKLFKVTNGTVNQ from the coding sequence ATGTATATTAAAAATTTAGAGTTAATTAATTTTAGAAACTATGAAATATTATCTTTAAAACTTCATAGTGGCATAAATGTCTTTATAGGAGATAATGCCCAAGGAAAAACAAATATTCTTGAAAGTATATATTATTGTAGTATAGGCAAATCTCATAGAACCAATAAGGATAAAGAACTTATAAAGTGGGGGGCTAGGGATGCCTATATAAGCGTTTATATTAGTAAAGAAAGGCTAGATAAGAAGATAGACATTAAAATATTCAAAGAAGGTAAAAAAGGCGTTAGGGTTAATTCTATAAAATTAAAGACTATCTCAGATCTTATAGGTGTTTTTAACGTTGTAATGTTTTCCCCAGAAGATTTAAAAATTGTGAAAGAATCACCTTCCTATAGACGAAAATTTTTAGATATTGAACTCAGTAAATTGAACAAAAAATATTACTATAGTTTAGTAAGATATAATAAAGTTTTGAATGAGAGGAATACTATTCTTAGAAAATGGAACTCTAACACAGAAGTTACTGAAGTTTACGATCATCAATTAAGTAAATATGGAAGTTATATAATAAAAGAGAGGCTTAAATACATAGAATCTTTAAGCATTAGGGGAAATAAAATTCATAAAGATATAACTTCACAAAAGGAAAATATAGAATTTAAATATATAACGTCTATTAAAGATTTAAACAACATTCAAAATGACTTTTATAATTTATTAAGAGAAAATGTAAAAAAAGATTTTGAAAAGGGAAGTACTTCATTTGGTCCACATAGAGATGATTTTGCAGTAAATATAAATAATACAGATACTAGAACTTTTGGGTCTCAAGGTCAACAAAGGACAGCAGTATTAACTATAAAACTTGCATCATTAGAGATCATAAAAGAACAAACAGGTGAATATCCTGTTCTTTTACTAGATGACGTTCTTTCTGAATTAGATATAAATAGGCAAAAGTATATTCTTAATTCAATAAGAGAATTTCAAACAAT
- the yaaA gene encoding S4 domain-containing protein YaaA — MQEIKISTEFIKLDAFLKWSGIATMGSEAKFYIQNDEVIVNGEVENRRGRKLVPGDIVEFNGDAYKII, encoded by the coding sequence ATGCAAGAAATAAAAATAAGTACAGAGTTCATAAAGTTAGATGCTTTCTTAAAATGGTCGGGAATTGCAACTATGGGTTCAGAAGCAAAATTCTATATTCAAAATGATGAAGTTATAGTAAACGGAGAAGTGGAAAATAGAAGAGGAAGAAAGCTAGTACCAGGTGACATAGTAGAATTTAACGGAGACGCATATAAAATTATTTAA